A stretch of Portunus trituberculatus isolate SZX2019 chromosome 48, ASM1759143v1, whole genome shotgun sequence DNA encodes these proteins:
- the LOC123498393 gene encoding dnaJ homolog subfamily C member 10-like, whose protein sequence is MFGRILVLSLLCVALADDFYELLGVPRNADVKDIRKKFKEKALLHHPDKNKDDPEAHEKFVRINRAYEVLKDEDLRKVYDLHGEKGLDGGSSGHQYHSWSYYRDNFGIYDDDPEIITLNKADFEQSVTGSSDIWFINFYHPMCSHCHTLAPVWRKVARELEGVVRIGAVNCDDDYHLCSSQGIRSYPTLMSYPGNVQYKEDKSKKLLVKYMLRQVKTKTVRLTQAAFEATLAKKQHADKPWIVLFYENMDEKEESWALQIKLSAIFDGLVSVGFAECYKEEDFCTKLGSHSGVMFFDTGKVSSGQGTKIQSLDAQEISREVLGFLPEMKLLDDETFKEIREKLDSYEENVSWLIEFSGDNDDDAFEIRKLPALVPSLNLGRIKCSQMKKHCDDLYIGKTPSFMLFKPGGGYEVHHGRQLAHDIAVFAREGASAPNFQILTPQKFPKVLNDGSTWFVDFYAPWCPPCMKLLPEFRKASKLVDSPIKFGSIDCTLHQDLCTKFNIHQYPTTILYNQSVPHEYMGYHSAAEIVAFVTDTLNPVVVELDIEKFDKFIGNKPRGEVWVVDYFAGWCGPCRAMAPAYRKFARMMIDHPLVHVATIDCAVFGGLCREQKINSYPSIILYKASSYGTRAPVKYQWQSRSAESFRQWTYTHLPSKVDELDAEKFESLLHSSQPWLVDFFAPWCSHCHAFAPDFEDIAKALDGVVMAGKLNCDLYRSVCQSAGVNAYPTVYLYRGSQSHHRQNARGLEFPSLSKQDIISTVPRWLPKTNKHDEL, encoded by the exons ATGTTTGGAAGGATACTTGTTCTGAGTCTGCTGTGTGTGGCCCTTGCTGATGACTTCTATGAGCTGCTGGGTGTTCCAAGAAATGCTGATGTTaaagatataaggaagaaatttaaagaaaaagcaCTTTTGCATCATCCAGACAAAAACAAG GATGACCCTGAAGCACATGAAAAGTTTGTGCGAATCAACCGTGCATATGAGGTGCTCAAAGACGAGGATCTGAGGAAAGTGTACGACCTCCATGGCGAGAAAGGTCTGGATGGAGGAAG CTCAGGGCACCAGTATCACTCATGGAGTTACTACAGGGACAACTTTGGTATCTATGATGATGATCCAGAGATCATCACTCTCAATAAAGCAGATTTTG AACAAAGTGTGACAGGTTCTTCAGACATCTGGTTCATCAACTTCTATCATCCCATGTGTTCGCACTGCCACACATTGGCTCCCGTGTGGCGGAAGGTGGCTCGAGAGTTAGAGGGAGTGGTCAGGATTGGTGCAGTGAACTGTGACGACGACTACCACCTGTGCTCCTCGCAGGGCATTCGCTCCTATCCAACACTCATGTCCTATCCAGGA AATGTACAATACAAGGAAGACAAGAGCAAGAAGCTGCTGGTGAAGTACATGCTGCGGCAGGTGAAGACGAAGACGGTGCGTCTCACCCAAGCAGCCTTTGAGGCCACACTGGCAAAAAAGCAGCATGCTGACAAACCATGGATTGTGTTGTTCTATGAGAAcatggatgaaaaagaagagtccTGGGCACTGCAGATTAAACTAAGTGCGATATTT GATGGCTTGGTCAGTGTAGGCTTTGCAGAATGCTACAAAGAGGAAGACTTCTGTACAAAGCTTGGATCACACTCTGGAGTGATGTTCTTTGATACTGGAAAAGTATCATCTGGCCAAGGCACCAAGATACAAAGCCTTGATGCTCAAGAAATTTCGAGAGAGGTTTTGGGATTCTTGCCTGAAATGAAGTTACTTGATGATGAAACTTTTAAG GAAATTCGTGAAAAGCTGGACTCTTATGAAGAAAATGTGTCTTGGCTCATCGAGTTCAGCggtgataacgatgatgatgccTTTGAG ATACGTAAACTGCCAGCTCTGGTCCCCTCATTGAATCTTGGAAGAATAAAGTGTTCACAGATGAAGAAGCATTGTGATGACCTCTACATTGGGAAGACTCCATCATTTATGCTGTTCAAACCAGGTGGAGGATATGAAGTTCATCAT GGGAGGCAGCTGGCCCATGACATCGCAGTGTTTGCACGGGAAGGAGCATCAGCACCAAACTTTCAGATCCTGACACCCCAGAAATTCCCAAAGGTGCTGAATGATGGCTCCACTTGGTTTGTGGACTTTTATGCCCCATGGTGTCCACCGTGTATGAAATTACTACCAGAGTTTCGCAAGGCCAGCAAACTGGTAGACTCACCAATAAAGTTTG GAAGCATCGACTGCACGCTTCATCAAGACCTATGCACCAAGTTCAATATTCACCAGTATCCCACCACCATCCTGTACAACCAGAGTGTACCTCATGAATATATGGGTTACCACAGTGCTGCAGAGATTGTGGCTTTTGTCACTGACACCTTGAATCCAGTAG TTGTGGAGCTTGACATTGAGAAGTTTGACAAGTTCATTGGTAACAAGCCCCGTGGAGAAGTGTGGGTTGTGGATTACTTCGCTGGATGGTGTGGGCCGTGTCGAGCCATGGCTCCTGCCTACAGAAAGTTTGCTCGCATGATGATTGATCATCCGTTGGTGCATGTTGCAACTATAGACTGTGCTGTGTTTGGTGGACTCTGTAGAGAGCAAAAGATTAACAGCTATCCATCCATCATATTATACAAAGCATCAAGCTATGGAACACGGGCACCAGT TAAGTATCAGTGGCAGTCCAGAAGTGCTGAATCTTTCCGTCAGTGGACCTACACTCATCTTCCTTCCAAAGTGGATGAACTGGATGCTGAGAAGTTTGAAAGTCTCCTCCACAGTTCTCAGCCTTGGCTTGTGGACTTCTTTGCTCCGTGGTGTAGTCATTGTCATGCCTTTGCTCCAGACTTTGAGGATATTGCTAAA GCTTTGGATGGTGTTGTAATGGCAGGGAAGTTGAACTGTGACCTGTACAGGAGTGTATGTCAGTCAGCAGGAGTCAATGCTTATCCAACAGTGTATTTGTACAGGGGCTCACAGTCCCACCACCGCCAGAATGCTCGTGGCTTGGAGTTTCCATCTCTAAGCAAACAAGATATCATAAGCACAGTTCCTCGATGGCTTCCAAAGACTAATAAACATGATGAATTGTGA
- the LOC123498565 gene encoding macrophage mannose receptor 1-like, producing the protein MKLTVALLFVGLTVCLAQFNAQNFFRNQQFNFGRSSSSRNRGRNSFRSFSQPQSQRSSGGNGAVHHSDNEYDYHFSWLNNERSLSGGDAVNGYCRRQGNGWTGVSIESSRKNSFIQGLIGGNIPYIWTGATKRGNGFVWSNGNPVGASFSNWSPTGGSGIPQPDNRDPPENCLAVLGSHVYRDGIFWHDVKCTHKKPTVCERRKN; encoded by the exons ATGAAGCTGACGGTGGCGCTGCTGTTTGTGGGGTTGACTGTCTGTCTTGCACAGTTCAACGCTCAAAACTTCTTCAGGAATCAGCAGTTCAACTTTGGAAGATCATCATCCTCCAGAAACAGGGGCCGCAATTCATTCCGCTCCTTCAGTCAACCTCAGAGTCAACGCTCGAGTGGAGGAAATGGCGCC GTGCATCACTCAGATAACGAGTACGATTACCATTTTTCCTGGCTGAATAACGAGAGAAGCCTGTCTGGCGGTGACGCTGTGAATGGCTACTGCAGAAGACAGGGAAATGGTTGGACTGGCGTCTCTATTGAATCCAGCCGTAAGAATAGTTTCATTCAAGGGCTCATCGGGG GCAACATCCCCTACATCTGGACTGGTGCCACAAAGAGAGGCAATGGCTTTGTGTGGTCCAATGGCAACCCGGTCGGGGCATCCTTTTCCAACTGGTCACCTACTGGCGG GTCAGGAATACCACAGCCAGACAACCGCGATCCCCCAGAGAACTGTCTGGCCGTATTGGGAAGCCACGTGTACCGTGACGGCATCTTTTGGCACGACGTGAAGTGCACCCATAAAAAGCCCACCGtatgtgagaggaggaagaactaa